From a region of the Alosa sapidissima isolate fAloSap1 chromosome 9, fAloSap1.pri, whole genome shotgun sequence genome:
- the LOC121719314 gene encoding uncharacterized protein LOC121719314 isoform X2, with translation METIQKCTSLLWVFMFALARSENVVITEIMTLRSTESVSPHCDQHTSLSCNITSQDEPTIFLFAWSAPNKTALCELKDGHLSTHNGVNCVFKGQQLVLTIHHTKPIHQGQYVCKLRSNLGIKSAFTHLKLQECHHSLHVHSRDGNSTCRARGVYPEAHIHWFQGSKNLTDSSVAHPSVRHEDGTYEIASTLLHRPHSTLNCSLWSPSSGRYLSSTRTREEMTPPEGVRGSSSTYGGTRTTVALFAAALILL, from the exons ATGGAGACCATCCAAAAGTGTACCTCCCTGCTCTGGGTTTTTATGTTTGCTTTAGCAAGATCGGAGAATG ttGTTATTACAGAGATAATGACACTCAGAAGTACAGAGTCAGTGAGCCCCCACTGCGATCAGCACACCTCCTTGTCCTGCAACATCACCTCCCAGGATGAGCCCACCATCTTCCTGTTTGCCTGGTCTGCTCCCAATAAGACAGCTCTGTGTGAGCTAAAGGATGGGCACCTCAGCACCCATAACGGAGTGAACTGTGTCTTCAAAGGCCAACAACTGGTCCTGACCATTCATCACACAAAACCAATCCACCAGGGGCAGTATGTCTGCAAGCTGCGCTCCAATTTAGGAATAAAGAGTGCATTCACACACTTGAAATTACAAG AGTGCCACCACAGTCTCCATGTCCACAGCCGTGATGGAAACTCGACGTGCCGCGCCAGAGGTGTCTACCCAGAGGCCCACATCCACTGGTTCCAGGGGTCCAAGAACCTGACCGACTCCTCAGTGGCCCACCCCAGCGTACGGCACGAGGACGGCACCTATGAGATCGCCAGCACGCTTCTCCACCGACCCCACTCCACTCTGAACTGCTCCCTGTGGAGCCCAAGCTCTGGGAGATACCTCAGCAGCACAAGGACGCGTGAAGAGATGACGCCTCCAGAGGGAGTCAGAGGGAGCTCCAGCACTTATGGAGGCACCAGGACGACTGTGGCCCTTTTTGCAGCAGCACTAATTCTGTTGTGA
- the LOC121719314 gene encoding uncharacterized protein LOC121719314 isoform X1: MNMETIQKCTSLLWVFMFALARSENVVITEIMTLRSTESVSPHCDQHTSLSCNITSQDEPTIFLFAWSAPNKTALCELKDGHLSTHNGVNCVFKGQQLVLTIHHTKPIHQGQYVCKLRSNLGIKSAFTHLKLQECHHSLHVHSRDGNSTCRARGVYPEAHIHWFQGSKNLTDSSVAHPSVRHEDGTYEIASTLLHRPHSTLNCSLWSPSSGRYLSSTRTREEMTPPEGVRGSSSTYGGTRTTVALFAAALILL, translated from the exons ATGAAT ATGGAGACCATCCAAAAGTGTACCTCCCTGCTCTGGGTTTTTATGTTTGCTTTAGCAAGATCGGAGAATG ttGTTATTACAGAGATAATGACACTCAGAAGTACAGAGTCAGTGAGCCCCCACTGCGATCAGCACACCTCCTTGTCCTGCAACATCACCTCCCAGGATGAGCCCACCATCTTCCTGTTTGCCTGGTCTGCTCCCAATAAGACAGCTCTGTGTGAGCTAAAGGATGGGCACCTCAGCACCCATAACGGAGTGAACTGTGTCTTCAAAGGCCAACAACTGGTCCTGACCATTCATCACACAAAACCAATCCACCAGGGGCAGTATGTCTGCAAGCTGCGCTCCAATTTAGGAATAAAGAGTGCATTCACACACTTGAAATTACAAG AGTGCCACCACAGTCTCCATGTCCACAGCCGTGATGGAAACTCGACGTGCCGCGCCAGAGGTGTCTACCCAGAGGCCCACATCCACTGGTTCCAGGGGTCCAAGAACCTGACCGACTCCTCAGTGGCCCACCCCAGCGTACGGCACGAGGACGGCACCTATGAGATCGCCAGCACGCTTCTCCACCGACCCCACTCCACTCTGAACTGCTCCCTGTGGAGCCCAAGCTCTGGGAGATACCTCAGCAGCACAAGGACGCGTGAAGAGATGACGCCTCCAGAGGGAGTCAGAGGGAGCTCCAGCACTTATGGAGGCACCAGGACGACTGTGGCCCTTTTTGCAGCAGCACTAATTCTGTTGTGA